In Collimonas arenae, a single genomic region encodes these proteins:
- a CDS encoding KpsF/GutQ family sugar-phosphate isomerase, translated as MTLPDAPLSPKTLSVTFDAGRALELARSTLQIEADAITALKNRISDNPHDPFAKAIGLLLGCSGRVVVSGIGKSGHIARKIAATLSSTGTPALFIHPAEAAHGDLGMVTEHDAFIAISNSGETAELMAIVPIIKRMGATLIAMTGKPDSALAQLANVHLDVGVVQEACPLNLAPTASTTATLAMGDALAVALLDARGFREEDFARSHPGGALGRRLLTHVRDVMRSGEAIPAVTADVSMSVALFEITRKGIAMTAVVDENFHAVGVFTDGDLRRLIEQVQDFTKLKIADVMHVPPRTIGPDQLAVDAVQMMEEFRINQLLVTDADGKLVGALHIHDLTRAKVI; from the coding sequence ATGACTCTACCCGATGCCCCACTTTCGCCCAAAACCTTGTCCGTCACATTCGATGCAGGACGTGCGCTGGAGCTTGCTCGCAGCACCTTGCAAATCGAAGCAGATGCCATCACTGCACTGAAAAACCGGATTTCCGACAACCCTCACGATCCTTTCGCCAAGGCGATCGGCTTGCTGCTCGGCTGCAGCGGCCGGGTGGTCGTATCGGGAATCGGGAAATCCGGCCATATCGCGCGCAAGATCGCCGCGACGCTGTCCTCGACCGGGACGCCGGCGCTGTTCATCCATCCTGCTGAAGCGGCGCATGGTGACCTCGGCATGGTTACTGAACATGACGCCTTCATCGCCATTTCCAATTCCGGAGAAACCGCCGAACTGATGGCGATCGTGCCAATCATCAAGCGCATGGGCGCCACCTTGATCGCCATGACCGGCAAACCGGATTCAGCGCTGGCGCAACTCGCCAATGTGCACTTGGATGTCGGCGTTGTCCAAGAAGCCTGTCCGTTGAACCTGGCGCCTACCGCCAGCACCACCGCTACCCTGGCGATGGGCGACGCCCTGGCGGTAGCGCTGCTGGATGCGCGCGGCTTCCGCGAAGAAGATTTTGCCCGCTCGCATCCGGGCGGCGCCCTTGGACGCCGCTTGCTGACCCACGTGCGCGACGTCATGCGCAGCGGCGAAGCGATTCCCGCGGTGACTGCAGATGTCTCGATGTCGGTGGCGCTGTTTGAAATCACCCGCAAGGGCATCGCCATGACGGCGGTGGTCGACGAGAATTTCCATGCAGTCGGCGTGTTTACCGACGGCGACCTGCGCCGCCTGATCGAGCAGGTGCAGGATTTCACCAAGCTGAAAATCGCCGACGTGATGCATGTCCCTCCACGCACCATAGGCCCGGACCAGCTAGCCGTCGATGCGGTGCAGATGATGGAAGAATTCCGTATCAACCAGTTGTTGGTGACAGACGCCGACGGCAAGTTGGTCGGCGCCTTGCATATCCATGATCTGACCCGCGCCAAGGTAATCTGA
- a CDS encoding cation:proton antiporter domain-containing protein, which yields MLSGLELTILLLGSAVLGVVAFRSFHLPPMLGYLAVGILIGPHALGFAEDNATTHALAEFGVVFLMFSIGLEFSLPKLTAMRHIVFGLGMAQVLLTIGATMLFSWLMAIILPQLTNISWQAAFALGGALTMSSTAIVSKLLTERMELESEHGRRIIGILLFQDLALVPLLIVVPALAEHNGNLLATLAWASGKALLVLAVLLFFGQKLMRRWFQIVVRRRSQELFMLNLLLITLAAAWITERAGLSLALGAFIAGMLISETEYKHQVEEDIKSFRDVLLGLFFITIGMLLNLRLVVEHWWLVLLLLIGPVLLKFALIAGLAKVFRSSTGVALRTGLALAQAGEFGFVLLNQAGGLQLVDPLLVQLILASMVLSMLAAPFILAKSDAIVMKLSSSEWMMQSLALTQIATRTMSTKKHVIIAGFGRSGQSLAKLLEEEGIGYHALDLDPDRVRDARAAGAHVSYGDASRRESLVAAGVHRAAALVITYASTPSALKVLHHVSELAPALPVIVRSYDDTDLDKLRAAGATEVVPEAMEGSLMLASHALVMLGVPLRRVVHRVQASRDERYAALRGFFHGVDDAPDAADHLQVRLHSVALPDGARSIGRTLAWLGLTEMGAEITAVRRGRSGIAVTPDAVLQAGDIVVLRGAAEAISRAEGRLLQAWTSASQRSDEDF from the coding sequence ATGCTTTCCGGACTTGAACTGACCATTTTATTGCTGGGCTCGGCGGTACTGGGCGTGGTGGCGTTCCGCAGTTTCCATTTGCCGCCGATGCTTGGCTATCTGGCGGTGGGGATCCTGATCGGACCGCATGCGCTTGGTTTTGCCGAAGACAACGCCACTACCCATGCGTTGGCCGAATTCGGCGTGGTGTTCCTGATGTTTTCTATCGGCCTCGAGTTTTCCTTGCCGAAACTGACGGCTATGCGGCATATCGTGTTCGGCCTCGGCATGGCGCAGGTGCTGCTGACTATCGGTGCGACCATGCTGTTCAGCTGGTTGATGGCGATCATCCTGCCGCAACTCACCAATATCAGCTGGCAGGCGGCGTTCGCCCTGGGTGGCGCGTTAACCATGTCGTCCACGGCCATCGTTTCCAAATTGCTGACCGAACGCATGGAACTGGAGAGCGAGCATGGCCGCCGTATTATCGGCATTCTGCTGTTTCAGGACCTGGCTCTGGTGCCTCTGCTGATCGTTGTGCCGGCGCTGGCTGAACATAACGGCAACCTGCTGGCGACGCTCGCCTGGGCCAGCGGCAAGGCGTTGCTGGTGTTGGCCGTGTTGCTGTTTTTCGGACAAAAGCTGATGCGCCGCTGGTTCCAGATCGTGGTGCGGCGTCGTTCGCAAGAGTTGTTCATGCTTAACTTGCTGCTGATCACCCTCGCAGCGGCCTGGATTACAGAGCGCGCGGGCTTGTCGTTAGCGTTGGGCGCCTTTATTGCAGGCATGCTGATTTCGGAAACCGAATACAAGCATCAGGTAGAGGAGGACATCAAGTCCTTCCGCGACGTGCTGCTGGGTTTGTTTTTTATCACCATCGGCATGCTGCTCAACCTGCGTCTGGTGGTTGAGCACTGGTGGTTGGTATTGTTGCTGTTGATCGGTCCGGTGTTGCTCAAGTTTGCCCTGATCGCCGGTCTGGCCAAGGTATTCCGCTCGTCCACCGGTGTCGCCTTGCGTACCGGTTTGGCGCTAGCGCAGGCCGGGGAGTTCGGTTTCGTGCTGCTCAACCAGGCGGGCGGCCTGCAGCTGGTCGACCCCTTGCTGGTGCAACTGATCCTGGCGTCGATGGTGTTGTCGATGCTGGCGGCGCCTTTTATCCTGGCCAAATCCGATGCGATCGTCATGAAGCTGTCCTCCAGCGAATGGATGATGCAATCGCTGGCGCTGACGCAGATCGCCACCCGTACCATGTCAACCAAGAAACACGTGATCATTGCCGGTTTCGGCCGTAGCGGCCAAAGCCTCGCCAAGCTGCTGGAAGAGGAGGGCATCGGCTATCATGCACTCGATCTCGACCCCGACCGGGTGCGCGATGCGCGTGCCGCCGGCGCCCATGTTTCGTATGGCGACGCTTCGCGCCGCGAAAGCCTGGTGGCCGCCGGGGTGCACCGCGCTGCCGCCCTGGTCATCACCTACGCCAGCACGCCGTCAGCCTTGAAAGTCTTGCATCATGTGAGCGAACTGGCGCCAGCCTTGCCAGTGATTGTGCGCAGCTATGACGACACCGATCTCGACAAACTGCGCGCCGCGGGCGCCACCGAAGTCGTGCCGGAAGCCATGGAAGGCAGCCTGATGCTGGCCTCGCATGCGCTGGTCATGCTTGGCGTACCTTTGCGTCGTGTGGTGCACCGGGTACAGGCTTCGCGCGATGAGCGCTATGCCGCCTTGCGCGGCTTTTTCCATGGCGTCGACGATGCGCCGGATGCTGCCGATCATCTGCAGGTGCGCCTGCATTCGGTCGCACTGCCGGACGGCGCCCGATCTATCGGCCGTACGCTGGCCTGGCTCGGGCTGACGGAAATGGGGGCGGAAATCACCGCCGTGCGGCGTGGCCGCAGCGGGATTGCCGTCACGCCTGATGCGGTGTTGCAGGCAGGAGACATTGTCGTCTTGCGGGGCGCTGCCGAAGCCATTTCTCGTGCCGAAGGGCGTTTGCTGCAAGCGTGGACCAGCGCCAGCCAGCGCAGCGATGAAGATTTTTGA
- a CDS encoding PepSY-associated TM helix domain-containing protein codes for MKKALRHWLVKLHRYSGLLLSLFIVMAGLTGSALAFNDELDAWLNPQFYHRASTGPHQPFEVLAAKIEHEYPHARLAFFSMEPGDNAPLQARLRARHPDDALPVDTVFIDPVTAAMVGERNTKAVSLAPQNLMPFLFRLHRYLLLDKTGAIISGCLGLLWLATLLIGFALAWPKHRSGWRKALSIKRGAGGFRLMYDLHRSVGMVAGVLLVVTAFTGAVMNLPDVARPMVASLSSLTKPPKSSMHEGKPQIDWQQALEAAQASVPLSTPVRIARDDKQRLYQVRLRKQNDIQDSGSVRVFVDAVDGKVLNALDPLKGSAGDTFIGVQYGLHTGQLLGLPGKILIAFLGLLPLLFTITGIAIWLKKRKSETIVRARHLHQV; via the coding sequence GTGAAAAAAGCATTGCGTCATTGGTTGGTCAAATTGCACCGCTACAGCGGCTTGTTGCTGTCTTTGTTCATTGTCATGGCGGGACTCACCGGCAGTGCGCTGGCATTCAATGATGAGCTCGATGCCTGGCTCAATCCCCAGTTCTATCATCGTGCCTCTACCGGTCCGCACCAGCCTTTCGAGGTACTTGCAGCCAAGATCGAGCACGAATATCCCCATGCCCGGCTGGCTTTCTTTTCAATGGAGCCGGGTGACAATGCGCCTTTGCAGGCCAGATTACGTGCCCGCCATCCTGATGACGCATTGCCGGTTGATACCGTGTTTATCGACCCGGTCACCGCTGCCATGGTCGGCGAACGTAACACCAAGGCTGTTAGTCTTGCGCCGCAAAACCTGATGCCCTTCCTGTTTCGCCTGCATCGCTACCTGCTGCTGGACAAGACAGGCGCCATTATTTCCGGTTGCCTTGGCTTGCTGTGGCTGGCAACCTTGCTGATCGGTTTTGCGCTGGCTTGGCCCAAGCATCGCAGCGGCTGGCGCAAGGCGCTTTCGATCAAGCGCGGCGCCGGCGGTTTTCGCTTGATGTATGACTTGCACCGCTCGGTCGGGATGGTCGCGGGAGTATTGCTGGTAGTGACCGCCTTTACGGGCGCCGTGATGAATCTGCCCGATGTCGCGCGGCCGATGGTCGCCAGCCTGTCGTCGCTGACAAAACCACCGAAGTCTTCAATGCATGAGGGCAAGCCGCAAATCGACTGGCAGCAAGCGCTGGAGGCGGCTCAGGCGAGCGTGCCGCTGTCGACGCCAGTGCGAATTGCGCGCGACGATAAGCAACGCCTGTATCAGGTGCGCCTGCGCAAGCAAAACGACATTCAGGATAGCGGTAGCGTGCGGGTCTTTGTCGATGCAGTGGACGGCAAGGTGCTGAATGCGCTTGATCCCTTGAAAGGTTCGGCGGGCGATACCTTTATCGGCGTCCAGTACGGCCTGCATACCGGGCAGTTGCTGGGTTTGCCGGGCAAGATCCTGATCGCTTTCCTGGGTTTGCTGCCGTTGTTGTTCACGATTACCGGCATCGCCATCTGGCTGAAAAAGCGTAAATCGGAAACAATCGTGCGCGCCCGGCATCTGCATCAAGTCTGA
- a CDS encoding phytanoyl-CoA dioxygenase family protein, whose translation MSTKPAPALSATQIDAFEKDGYLILPRMVSAADCGLMAATTNAHLAQAVAPLEYESEVGYAGAPASLESVGGRTARRLRNAYQRHDTYRAWATNPQLVAMLELLLGEAVCLTLSHHNCVMTKHPHFGTATGWHRDIRYWSFLRNELISVWLALDNENANNGALRFIPGSHRFDIKPQQMDELDFLRPEMAENQALFAQGKSVELQQGDVVFFHSGLFHAAGRNNTEAVKESVVFAYHGQSNPPLPGSRSAASEDILLTR comes from the coding sequence ATGTCTACCAAACCCGCACCGGCGCTATCCGCAACGCAGATTGACGCTTTTGAAAAAGATGGTTATTTGATTTTGCCGCGCATGGTTTCCGCGGCAGATTGCGGATTAATGGCGGCCACTACCAATGCCCATCTGGCGCAGGCGGTGGCGCCGCTGGAGTATGAATCCGAGGTCGGCTATGCCGGCGCCCCGGCTTCGCTTGAAAGCGTCGGCGGCCGCACTGCGCGCCGCCTGCGCAATGCCTATCAGCGTCACGATACGTATCGCGCCTGGGCCACGAATCCGCAGTTGGTGGCGATGCTGGAGCTGCTGTTGGGCGAAGCCGTGTGCCTGACCTTGTCGCATCACAATTGCGTGATGACAAAGCATCCGCATTTCGGCACCGCAACCGGTTGGCATCGCGACATCCGCTACTGGTCGTTCCTGCGCAACGAATTGATTTCAGTGTGGCTGGCGCTGGACAATGAAAATGCGAATAACGGCGCCCTGCGCTTCATTCCGGGCTCGCACCGTTTTGACATCAAACCACAGCAGATGGATGAGCTGGATTTCCTGCGGCCGGAAATGGCGGAGAACCAAGCCTTGTTTGCACAGGGAAAATCTGTCGAGCTACAGCAAGGGGATGTCGTATTTTTCCACAGCGGACTATTCCATGCCGCCGGCAGGAACAACACGGAAGCGGTCAAGGAGTCGGTGGTGTTTGCCTATCACGGACAAAGCAATCCACCCTTGCCCGGCAGCCGCTCCGCCGCATCGGAAGACATTCTGCTGACCCGCTAA
- the uvrA gene encoding excinuclease ABC subunit UvrA, which translates to MDKNREEIRIRGARTHNLKNINLDLPRNKLIVITGLSGSGKSSLAFDTLYAEGQRRYVESLSSYARQFLQLMEKPDVDLIEGLSPAISIEQKATSHNPRSTVGTVTEIHDYLRLLYARVGTPYCPDHPEKPLAAQSVSQMVDAVLAMPDDTKLMILAPVVANRKGEHVDLFEQMQAQGFVRFRIQSGTGTAKIYEVDDLPKLKKTEKHTIDVVIDRLKVKADTKQRLAESFETALRLAEGRAVALEMDCGAEHMYSNKFACPICGYSLQELEPRLFSFNNPMGACPECDGLGHIEFFDPKRIVAFPNLSLASGAVKGWDRRNQFYFQMLTSIAAHYDFDIDMPFEKLPEKAQQAVLYGSGKETIPFSYVNERGRTVIKEHTFEGVVNNLQRRYRETDSMAVKEELAKFINEKECPSCHGARLRVEARFVKVGNGKQERAIYEVAATPLRETLSFFEKLKLTGAKKEIADRIIKEIVSRLTFLNNVGLDYLSLERSADTLSGGEAQRIRLASQIGSGLTGVMYVLDEPSIGLHQRDNDRLIETLRHLRDIGNSVLVVEHDEDAIRTADYVVDMGLGAGVHGGEVIAEGTLEQILKSKKSLTAKYLNGTLKIAVPEKRTPADPDRQFIITGATGNNLKNVTMNLPVGLLTCVTGVSGSGKSTLVNDTLYHAASRHLYGSQAEPAPHESIGGLEHFDKVISVDQAPIGRTPRSNPATYTGLFTPIRDLFSTVPMAKERGYNAGRFSFNVKGGRCEACQGDGVIKVEMHFLPDVYVPCDVCHGKRYNRETLEVHYKGKSITEVLGMTVEEAYEFFKPVPIIARKLHTLLDVGLGYIRLGQSATTLSGGEAQRVKLSLELSKRDTGRTLYILDEPTTGLHFHDIDLLLKVIHRLRNQGNTVVIIEHNLDVIKTADWLIDLGPEGGAGGGRIIATGTPEQVAANPASVTGKYLGPLLEKPKKK; encoded by the coding sequence ATGGATAAAAATCGGGAAGAGATCCGCATCCGGGGTGCACGTACGCATAACCTCAAGAACATCAATCTGGATTTACCACGCAACAAACTGATCGTGATCACCGGCTTGTCCGGCTCCGGCAAATCGTCGCTGGCGTTCGACACCCTGTATGCGGAAGGCCAGCGGCGCTATGTCGAATCGCTGTCTTCCTACGCGCGCCAGTTCTTGCAGTTGATGGAGAAGCCGGATGTCGATCTGATCGAAGGCTTGTCGCCGGCGATTTCCATCGAACAGAAAGCCACTTCGCACAATCCGCGCTCTACTGTCGGCACCGTGACCGAGATTCACGACTACCTGCGCTTGCTGTATGCGCGCGTCGGCACGCCGTATTGCCCGGACCATCCCGAGAAGCCGCTGGCGGCGCAATCCGTGTCGCAGATGGTCGATGCCGTGCTGGCGATGCCGGACGATACCAAGCTGATGATCCTGGCGCCGGTGGTAGCCAATCGCAAAGGCGAGCATGTGGATCTGTTTGAACAGATGCAGGCGCAGGGGTTTGTACGCTTCCGTATCCAGAGCGGCACCGGCACGGCGAAGATCTATGAAGTCGATGATCTACCCAAGCTGAAGAAAACCGAGAAGCACACAATTGACGTGGTCATCGACCGCCTGAAGGTAAAGGCGGATACCAAACAGCGCCTGGCGGAAAGTTTTGAAACCGCGCTGCGGCTGGCTGAAGGCCGTGCAGTTGCGCTGGAGATGGACTGCGGCGCCGAGCACATGTATTCCAACAAGTTCGCTTGCCCGATCTGCGGCTATTCGCTGCAAGAGCTGGAGCCGCGTCTGTTTTCGTTCAATAATCCGATGGGCGCCTGCCCGGAATGCGATGGCCTCGGCCATATCGAATTTTTCGATCCGAAGCGGATTGTCGCCTTCCCTAACCTGTCGCTGGCCAGCGGTGCTGTCAAGGGCTGGGACCGGCGCAACCAGTTCTATTTCCAGATGCTGACCAGCATCGCCGCGCACTACGATTTCGACATCGACATGCCGTTTGAAAAATTGCCGGAAAAAGCCCAGCAGGCTGTGCTGTACGGCTCCGGCAAGGAAACCATTCCGTTCAGCTATGTCAATGAGCGCGGCCGCACCGTGATCAAGGAGCACACCTTTGAAGGCGTGGTCAACAATCTGCAGCGGCGCTACCGCGAAACCGATTCGATGGCGGTCAAGGAAGAACTGGCCAAATTCATCAATGAAAAAGAGTGCCCGTCCTGCCACGGCGCTCGCTTGCGCGTCGAGGCGCGTTTCGTCAAGGTCGGTAATGGCAAACAGGAACGCGCCATCTATGAAGTCGCGGCGACACCGTTGCGCGAGACTTTGTCGTTCTTTGAAAAACTGAAGCTGACTGGCGCCAAGAAAGAAATCGCCGACCGCATCATCAAGGAAATCGTTTCGCGCCTGACCTTCCTGAATAACGTCGGTCTCGATTACCTCTCGCTGGAACGCAGCGCCGATACCTTGTCCGGCGGCGAAGCGCAGCGGATCCGCCTGGCTTCGCAAATCGGCTCGGGCCTGACCGGCGTCATGTATGTGCTGGATGAACCGTCGATCGGTTTGCATCAACGCGATAATGATCGCCTGATCGAAACCCTGCGGCACCTGCGCGACATTGGCAACAGCGTACTTGTGGTGGAGCATGATGAAGATGCGATCCGCACCGCCGACTACGTGGTCGACATGGGTCTCGGCGCTGGCGTGCATGGCGGCGAAGTGATCGCGGAAGGTACGCTGGAGCAAATCCTCAAAAGCAAAAAATCGCTGACGGCCAAGTACCTGAACGGCACCCTGAAAATTGCCGTGCCGGAAAAGCGGACTCCGGCAGATCCGGATCGCCAGTTCATTATTACCGGCGCTACCGGCAACAACCTGAAGAACGTGACGATGAATTTGCCAGTCGGCTTGCTAACGTGCGTTACCGGCGTTTCCGGTTCGGGCAAGTCGACGCTGGTCAACGATACCTTGTATCACGCAGCCTCGCGGCATCTGTACGGTTCTCAGGCGGAACCGGCGCCGCATGAATCGATCGGCGGCCTGGAGCATTTCGACAAGGTCATCTCGGTCGACCAGGCGCCTATCGGCCGCACGCCGCGTTCCAATCCGGCGACCTATACTGGCTTGTTTACACCGATCCGCGATCTGTTCTCGACCGTGCCAATGGCCAAGGAACGGGGCTATAACGCCGGACGCTTCTCCTTCAACGTCAAAGGCGGCCGCTGTGAAGCCTGCCAGGGCGATGGCGTGATCAAGGTTGAAATGCACTTCCTGCCAGACGTGTATGTTCCTTGCGACGTTTGCCACGGCAAGCGCTACAACCGCGAAACGCTGGAAGTGCACTACAAGGGCAAGAGCATCACCGAAGTGCTGGGCATGACGGTGGAAGAGGCCTATGAGTTCTTCAAGCCAGTGCCGATCATTGCGCGTAAATTGCACACCTTGCTGGATGTCGGTCTCGGCTATATCCGCCTCGGCCAAAGCGCCACCACGCTCTCCGGCGGCGAAGCGCAACGGGTCAAGCTGTCGCTGGAACTTTCCAAGCGCGATACCGGCCGCACCCTTTACATCCTGGACGAGCCGACTACCGGCTTGCACTTCCACGACATCGATCTACTATTAAAAGTGATTCACCGCTTGCGCAATCAAGGCAATACCGTGGTCATCATCGAGCACAACCTGGATGTAATCAAGACTGCCGACTGGCTGATCGACCTGGGTCCCGAAGGCGGCGCCGGCGGTGGCCGCATCATCGCTACCGGCACACCGGAACAGGTGGCGGCGAATCCAGCCAGCGTCACTGGTAAGTACCTTGGACCCTTGCTGGAAAAACCAAAGAAAAAATAA